One Candidatus Paceibacterota bacterium genomic region harbors:
- the fusA gene encoding elongation factor G — MNRDYPLDRVRNFGVIAHIDAGKTTTSERILFYTGVSHKIGEVHEGDTVMDWMEQERERGITITSAATTAFWTPTYVADKKDVSKKLRFNIIDTPGHIDFTIEVRRSLRVLDGAVVVFDGVAGVEPQSETNWRYADEGNVPRICFINKLDRTGGNFEHSYATILDRLTKDAVRMQIPIGEEDKHEGVIDLLQMKAFYFEGDKGSVVKEAEIPENLLETAKKFHHELIEKIVAEDDTAMNEYLEGKEIDIARLKKILRKAVIDNKIVPVLCGSALKNKGVQLVLDAVVDYLPSPLDIPVTKGTDPNTGEEITRPASDDQPFSALAFKLQSDPFVGQLTFFRVYSGTIESGSYVYNASTGSRERLGRILRMHANEREEVKKVFAGEIAAAVGLKEAKTGHTLCDEAHPIVLESIKIPESVVSMRIEPKTKADQEKMGLAMKRLSDEDPTFRISTDEETMETIISGMGELHLEIIIDRMKREFNVEANVGKPQVAYKETITKSAEAEGKHIKQSGGRGQYGHCVLTVKPLEAVDPDKKVSKNTTREDHFEFINSIKGGVIPNEFIPAVEKGVREALGRGILAGFPVVDVSVELTFGSSHDVDSSEMAFKMAGSIAFQEAAKRAGPVILEPIMKVEVVTPEKFMGDVTGNLSSRRAQIEGMENRGQNKVVNAKVPLSEMFGYVTQLRSMTEGRASFTMEFCEYQIVSKNIEAQIIEARK, encoded by the coding sequence ATGAATCGAGATTATCCTTTGGACAGAGTACGTAACTTCGGCGTCATCGCCCACATTGATGCGGGCAAGACGACCACTTCGGAGCGCATCCTTTTCTACACCGGCGTATCACACAAGATCGGCGAGGTACACGAGGGCGACACCGTCATGGACTGGATGGAGCAAGAGCGCGAGCGCGGTATTACTATTACCTCGGCTGCAACCACGGCCTTCTGGACACCGACTTACGTTGCCGATAAGAAGGACGTCAGTAAAAAGCTCCGCTTCAATATTATTGACACCCCGGGGCACATTGACTTCACTATCGAAGTGCGTCGTTCTTTGCGCGTCTTGGACGGCGCTGTCGTAGTATTTGACGGCGTGGCCGGCGTAGAGCCCCAATCCGAGACCAACTGGCGTTATGCCGACGAGGGCAACGTGCCGCGCATCTGCTTCATTAACAAACTCGATCGCACGGGAGGTAACTTCGAACATTCTTACGCCACAATATTAGACCGGCTTACGAAGGACGCAGTAAGAATGCAAATCCCAATTGGCGAAGAGGATAAGCATGAAGGCGTTATTGACCTGCTCCAAATGAAGGCGTTCTACTTCGAAGGAGACAAAGGCAGTGTGGTAAAAGAGGCGGAAATTCCGGAAAACTTGCTCGAGACAGCCAAGAAATTCCATCACGAACTCATCGAGAAGATTGTGGCCGAAGATGACACCGCGATGAATGAATATCTGGAAGGTAAAGAGATCGATATCGCGCGCCTCAAGAAAATTCTCCGCAAAGCGGTAATCGACAACAAGATAGTCCCTGTGCTCTGCGGTTCGGCTCTTAAGAACAAAGGCGTCCAACTTGTGCTCGATGCTGTCGTTGACTACTTGCCATCGCCGCTAGACATCCCGGTCACGAAGGGGACTGACCCGAACACGGGTGAGGAGATTACTCGCCCGGCTTCTGACGACCAGCCTTTCTCGGCTCTTGCCTTCAAATTACAATCAGATCCGTTTGTTGGCCAGCTCACCTTCTTCCGCGTCTACTCCGGCACAATCGAGTCTGGCTCTTATGTTTATAACGCCAGTACCGGTTCGCGCGAACGCCTTGGCCGTATCCTCCGCATGCATGCGAATGAACGCGAAGAGGTTAAGAAAGTCTTCGCCGGTGAAATCGCGGCGGCGGTAGGGCTTAAAGAAGCCAAGACTGGCCACACGCTCTGTGATGAGGCACATCCTATCGTGCTCGAGTCTATCAAGATCCCGGAGTCGGTCGTGTCTATGCGCATTGAGCCCAAGACCAAGGCCGACCAAGAGAAGATGGGCTTGGCCATGAAGCGCCTCTCGGACGAAGACCCAACATTTAGAATCTCGACCGATGAAGAGACAATGGAGACGATTATCTCCGGCATGGGTGAGCTCCACCTCGAAATTATCATTGACCGCATGAAGCGCGAATTTAATGTGGAGGCGAACGTCGGCAAACCGCAGGTGGCGTACAAGGAGACCATCACGAAGAGCGCCGAGGCGGAAGGCAAGCACATCAAGCAGTCCGGCGGTCGCGGTCAGTACGGCCACTGCGTGCTTACCGTCAAACCGCTTGAGGCTGTTGACCCTGATAAAAAAGTCTCGAAGAATACGACGCGCGAGGACCACTTCGAGTTCATCAACAGTATCAAGGGCGGTGTCATTCCGAATGAATTTATCCCGGCCGTTGAGAAAGGCGTGCGCGAAGCTCTTGGCCGCGGTATTCTTGCCGGCTTCCCGGTTGTGGATGTATCCGTCGAGCTCACCTTCGGTTCATCTCACGACGTGGACTCGTCCGAAATGGCGTTCAAAATGGCGGGCTCCATCGCCTTCCAAGAAGCGGCCAAACGCGCCGGCCCGGTTATCCTCGAGCCGATAATGAAGGTGGAGGTGGTGACGCCCGAGAAGTTTATGGGTGACGTGACCGGTAACCTGTCATCCCGCCGCGCCCAAATAGAAGGTATGGAAAATCGCGGACAGAACAAAGTGGTCAATGCCAAAGTGCCACTATCGGAAATGTTCGGCTACGTCACTCAGCTCCGCAGTATGACCGAGGGCCGCGCCAGCTTCACCATGGAATTCTGCGAATATCAGATTGTCTCCAAGAATATCGAAGCCCAGATTATCGAAGCGAGGAAGTAA
- the rpsG gene encoding 30S ribosomal protein S7 has product MRRKVKNRNKVTPDFKYNSEVVSKFTNYIMERGKKNAARKIVYGMLDELKTAGKTEAPLELFENAIKNVAPLMEVRSRRIGGATYQVPREVRPERRQSLAFRWLINAAFAKKGKPMHKRLVEEIMSANKNEGEGVKKRENTHKMAEANRAFAHFAW; this is encoded by the coding sequence ATGCGCAGAAAAGTAAAAAACCGAAATAAAGTTACACCAGACTTCAAATATAATTCTGAAGTGGTTTCTAAGTTCACCAACTATATAATGGAGCGCGGCAAGAAGAATGCAGCGAGGAAGATCGTTTACGGCATGTTGGACGAGCTTAAAACCGCCGGCAAGACCGAGGCTCCGCTCGAGCTCTTCGAGAACGCCATCAAGAACGTCGCCCCGCTTATGGAGGTCCGCTCACGTCGAATTGGTGGTGCGACCTACCAAGTACCTCGCGAAGTGCGCCCGGAGCGCCGCCAGTCACTCGCCTTCCGCTGGCTCATCAACGCCGCCTTCGCCAAAAAGGGCAAGCCTATGCACAAGCGCCTGGTAGAAGAAATAATGTCCGCCAATAAGAACGAAGGCGAGGGCGTCAAGAAGCGCGAGAATACTCACAAGATGGCAGAGGCAAACAGAGCCTTCGCCCACTTCGCCTGGTAG
- the rpsL gene encoding 30S ribosomal protein S12: MSTINQLVRKPRKVQKRKIRTIALSRGFNTIKNKPIYYPSPFKRGVCTLVKTTTPKKPNSALRKVARVRLTNGMEVTAYIPGIGHNLQEHSVVMIRGGRVKDLVGVRYHIVRGRLDAGGVEKRGQGRSKYGAKAPKAGKK, translated from the coding sequence ATGTCAACCATCAATCAACTTGTCCGCAAGCCGCGCAAAGTTCAGAAGCGCAAGATCCGCACGATCGCTCTTTCGCGCGGGTTCAACACGATCAAAAACAAGCCGATTTATTACCCGTCGCCCTTCAAGCGCGGTGTTTGTACATTGGTAAAGACCACAACGCCGAAGAAGCCGAACTCCGCTCTCCGTAAAGTTGCTCGCGTACGCTTGACGAACGGTATGGAAGTCACCGCCTACATCCCGGGCATCGGCCACAACCTGCAAGAGCACTCTGTCGTGATGATTCGCGGCGGCCGTGTGAAGGACCTTGTCGGTGTGCGCTACCATATTGTGCGTGGACGCTTGGACGCCGGTGGGGTAGAGAAGCGCGGCCAAGGTCGCAGCAAGTACGGTGCAAAGGCTCCGAAGGCAGGAAAGAAATAA
- a CDS encoding site-2 protease family protein: MPQDTGLLTIIFSLAVLIMSVIVHEVSHGYVAYILGDPTAKYAGRLTLNPLKHLDPVGSILVPIITSLAGFPFGWAKPVPYNPYNLKAGKWGPAIVAAAGPLSNLFLAIVFGLISRFFFGYFSLPAQTLLFTIIFVNISLGIFNLLPVAPLDGSKLLFALLPYHLRYIEEFMTRNQLFLVFILIVFLNSSGVTWLVNFEYFLIKLILGA; the protein is encoded by the coding sequence ATGCCGCAAGATACTGGCCTACTCACTATAATTTTCTCGCTCGCCGTACTCATTATGTCGGTTATCGTGCACGAGGTGTCGCATGGTTATGTGGCTTACATACTCGGCGACCCGACGGCCAAATACGCCGGTCGGCTGACATTGAACCCTCTTAAACATCTTGATCCTGTCGGGTCAATTCTAGTGCCGATAATAACCTCGCTTGCCGGATTCCCCTTCGGCTGGGCCAAGCCGGTGCCGTATAATCCGTATAATCTAAAGGCAGGGAAGTGGGGGCCGGCAATAGTTGCCGCCGCCGGGCCTTTATCTAATCTTTTCTTGGCTATTGTCTTCGGGCTTATCTCGCGCTTCTTCTTTGGTTATTTTAGTCTTCCCGCGCAGACATTACTGTTCACAATCATATTTGTTAATATTTCATTAGGTATATTTAATCTTTTGCCGGTTGCGCCTCTGGACGGCTCTAAGCTTCTCTTCGCCCTCTTGCCGTATCACTTAAGATATATAGAAGAGTTTATGACGCGCAATCAGCTCTTTTTGGTTTTTATTCTCATTGTTTTCTTGAACTCGTCCGGCGTAACATGGCTTGTGAATTTCGAATACTTTTTGATTAAGCTGATTCTTGGCGCTTAA
- a CDS encoding 50S ribosomal protein L28: MAKACPLCARTSASGGGYSNRVRATKFNPTGTVAKKVNLQWAKIKDGSRMKICTRCIKGNKNLTATR; the protein is encoded by the coding sequence ATGGCAAAAGCATGTCCACTATGTGCGCGAACGTCAGCCTCGGGCGGAGGATACTCCAACCGTGTTCGTGCTACCAAATTTAACCCGACCGGCACGGTAGCCAAGAAGGTTAACCTCCAATGGGCCAAGATCAAAGACGGCAGTAGAATGAAGATCTGCACCCGCTGTATCAAGGGCAACAAGAATCTCACCGCTACGCGGTAG